The following proteins are co-located in the Rhodococcus opacus B4 genome:
- the nuoE gene encoding NADH-quinone oxidoreductase subunit NuoE: protein MTERAAPAQPPIFIEFGPRPEERGRLVRPGAREEHPPAVRARLDADADVVVARYPNSRSALLPLLHLVQAEDGCITPAGVEFCAGRLGLTGAEVAAVATFYSMYRRDPTGDYYVGVCTNTLCAVMGGDAILAALEAHLDLPHGGTTADGKVTLEHIECNAACDYAPVVMVNWEFFDNQNPESARSLVDALRSGDRVSPSRGATLCTFRETARILAGFPDERPGALEGGGTAGDATLAGLRVARERGMTAPDPAETSLVPEPQSRDTEAVAAESTKDEPAPAPSASVPPDRSTSETNPAATDPGRKGD, encoded by the coding sequence ATGACCGAGCGAGCCGCACCGGCGCAACCACCCATTTTCATCGAGTTCGGGCCGAGGCCGGAGGAGCGCGGTCGGCTGGTGCGGCCGGGTGCGCGGGAGGAGCATCCGCCGGCGGTCCGGGCGCGGCTCGACGCCGACGCCGATGTCGTCGTCGCGCGTTACCCGAATTCACGCTCCGCGCTGCTGCCGCTGCTGCATCTCGTTCAGGCGGAGGACGGGTGCATCACGCCGGCGGGGGTCGAATTCTGCGCCGGCCGGCTCGGGTTGACGGGCGCCGAGGTTGCCGCGGTCGCGACGTTCTATTCGATGTACCGGCGCGATCCGACCGGCGACTACTACGTCGGGGTGTGCACCAACACGTTGTGCGCGGTCATGGGCGGCGACGCGATCCTCGCCGCGCTGGAGGCGCATCTCGATCTGCCGCACGGTGGCACGACCGCGGACGGCAAGGTGACGCTGGAGCACATCGAGTGCAACGCGGCGTGCGATTACGCCCCCGTGGTGATGGTGAACTGGGAGTTCTTCGACAATCAGAACCCGGAGTCGGCCCGCTCGCTCGTCGATGCGCTGCGGTCGGGGGATCGGGTGTCGCCCAGCCGGGGCGCGACTTTGTGCACGTTCCGGGAGACCGCCCGCATTCTCGCCGGGTTCCCCGACGAGCGTCCCGGTGCGCTGGAGGGCGGCGGCACCGCCGGCGACGCCACACTGGCCGGCCTGCGCGTTGCGCGGGAACGGGGCATGACGGCGCCGGATCCGGCGGAGACGTCCCTCGTCCCGGAGCCGCAGTCGCGGGACACCGAGGCGGTGGCGGCGGAGTCCACGAAGGACGAGCCGGCGCCTGCCCCGTCGGCGTCGGTGCCTCCGGACCGGTCCACCTCCGAAACGAACCCGGCCGCCACCGATCCTGGACGGAAGGGAGACTGA
- a CDS encoding serine hydrolase domain-containing protein produces MTTTTPWPLKGHGAQPPAGMTADRRFGMLVDQFFGLFRDSSQGGGALAVYLHGEPVVDVWAGWSSRDTFWQADTVTLTFSTGKGVASTVLHRLASRGIIDYDAPVARYWPEFAAEGKDEITVRELLSHRAGLHRVRGLVPGPLSLMDHSLVSTALAAATPDQRRLKVPGYHAVTFGSLVAELTSRAAGTPFTDLVRTEVAEPLGVKEFWYEVPLPERDRIARTFPHINPFGVPWGATSFAMSRLPGLRNVADAGMPAGFDALVRNPAIHDSVMPGWNGVFSARALARMYAALANGGTVGGAEFLPPDVVTQLSQVQTTARDYVLGIPMNWRLGYHAGMVARRRQPSNTFGHYGLGGSGAFADADTGLSIAFVTNRLGNMLTPIADLRLPKLGSTALAIAEKL; encoded by the coding sequence ATGACGACCACGACGCCGTGGCCGTTGAAGGGCCACGGGGCGCAGCCGCCCGCCGGAATGACGGCGGACCGGCGATTCGGGATGCTCGTCGACCAGTTCTTCGGACTCTTCCGCGACAGCAGCCAGGGCGGCGGCGCGCTGGCCGTCTACCTCCACGGCGAACCCGTCGTCGACGTATGGGCGGGGTGGTCGAGCCGCGACACCTTCTGGCAGGCCGACACCGTCACCCTCACGTTCTCCACCGGCAAGGGCGTCGCGTCCACCGTGCTGCACCGACTCGCCAGTCGCGGGATCATCGACTACGACGCGCCGGTGGCGCGGTACTGGCCCGAGTTCGCCGCCGAGGGCAAGGATGAGATCACGGTCCGTGAGCTGTTGTCGCACCGCGCCGGGCTGCACCGGGTCCGCGGACTCGTGCCCGGCCCGCTGAGCCTGATGGACCATTCGCTGGTCAGCACCGCGCTGGCCGCCGCGACCCCCGACCAGCGCAGGCTGAAGGTCCCCGGCTATCACGCGGTGACGTTCGGCTCGCTCGTCGCCGAACTGACGTCCCGTGCGGCCGGAACACCGTTCACGGACCTCGTTCGGACGGAGGTCGCCGAGCCGCTCGGGGTGAAGGAATTCTGGTACGAGGTGCCGCTGCCCGAACGCGACCGGATCGCCAGGACCTTTCCGCACATCAACCCGTTCGGTGTTCCGTGGGGAGCGACGTCGTTCGCGATGTCGCGGCTGCCCGGTTTGCGCAACGTGGCCGACGCCGGCATGCCCGCGGGGTTCGACGCCCTCGTCCGCAACCCCGCGATCCACGACAGCGTGATGCCGGGGTGGAACGGCGTGTTCAGTGCCCGCGCCCTGGCGCGGATGTACGCGGCGCTGGCGAACGGCGGAACCGTCGGCGGTGCCGAGTTCCTCCCGCCGGACGTCGTGACCCAGCTGAGTCAGGTGCAGACCACTGCCCGCGATTACGTTCTGGGTATACCGATGAACTGGCGGCTCGGCTACCACGCGGGAATGGTCGCGCGCCGCAGGCAGCCGTCGAATACCTTCGGGCACTACGGCTTGGGTGGGTCGGGTGCGTTCGCCGACGCCGATACCGGTCTGTCGATCGCCTTCGTCACCAACCGGCTCGGCAACATGCTGACCCCCATCGCGGACCTCCGGCTGCCGAAGCTCGGTTCCACCGCGCTCGCCATCGCCGAGAAGCTGTAG
- a CDS encoding NADH-quinone oxidoreductase subunit C, translated as MSQTNTGRGHDQAPAPASEASHVVAVRKGLFGVRGSGDTSGYGRLVRPVLLPGNTPRPYGGYFDEVADGLGAALAESGVGFEDAVESVVVFRGEVTFGVRREFLPVVARALRDEPDLRFEMCLGVNGVHFPQEAGRELHAVYPLLSITHNRRIRLEVAVPDVDPHIPSLYDVYPTNDWHERETYDFFGIVFDGHPSLTRIEMPDDWPGHPQRKDYPLGGIPVEYKGAEIAPPDERRGYN; from the coding sequence GTGAGCCAGACAAACACAGGAAGAGGGCACGATCAAGCCCCGGCGCCCGCGAGCGAAGCGAGCCATGTTGTAGCAGTCCGCAAGGGTCTGTTCGGGGTGCGGGGTAGTGGTGACACGTCGGGGTATGGGCGGTTGGTGCGTCCGGTGTTGTTGCCGGGGAATACGCCGCGGCCGTATGGGGGTTATTTCGACGAGGTGGCGGATGGGCTGGGGGCAGCGCTGGCGGAGTCGGGGGTGGGTTTCGAGGATGCGGTGGAGTCGGTGGTGGTGTTTCGCGGTGAGGTGACGTTCGGTGTGCGGCGGGAGTTTCTGCCGGTGGTGGCGCGTGCGTTGCGGGATGAGCCGGATCTGCGGTTCGAGATGTGTCTGGGTGTGAACGGTGTGCATTTCCCGCAGGAGGCCGGGCGGGAGTTGCATGCGGTGTATCCGTTGTTGTCGATTACGCACAATCGGCGGATCCGTCTGGAGGTGGCGGTGCCGGACGTGGATCCGCATATCCCGTCGTTGTATGACGTGTATCCGACGAATGATTGGCACGAGCGGGAGACGTACGACTTCTTCGGGATCGTGTTCGACGGTCATCCGTCGTTGACGCGGATCGAGATGCCGGATGACTGGCCGGGTCATCCGCAGCGGAAGGACTATCCGCTCGGCGGTATTCCCGTCGAGTACAAGGGCGCGGAGATCGCGCCGCCCGACGAGCGGCGGGGGTACAACTGA
- the nuoF gene encoding NADH-quinone oxidoreductase subunit NuoF: MPLTPVLSRYWDEPESWTLDTYRRHDGYEGLQKALRMEPDEVISTVKEAGLRGRGGAGFPTGMKWSFIPQGDDKPHYLVVNADESEPGTCKDMPLLLATPHALVEGVIIAAYAIRAGHAFIYVRGEVVPVLRRLQAAVAEAYAAGYLGKDILGTGFDLELVVHAGAGAYICGEETALLDSLEGRRGQPRLRPPFPAVAGLYASPTVVNNVESIASVPPIIVNGIEWFRSMGSEKSPGFTLYSLSGHVTTPGQYEAPLGITLRELLGYAGGVRAGHRLKFWTPGGSSTPIFTDEHLDVALDYEGVGAAGSMLGTKALQIFDETTCVVRAVLRWTEFYAHESCGKCTPCREGTYWLVQILERLERGEGTDADLQKLLDIADNILGKSFCALGDGAASPIMSSVKYFRDEYLAHFEQGGCPFDPHQSTLMAGVHA, encoded by the coding sequence ATGCCGCTGACCCCGGTCCTGAGCCGCTACTGGGACGAGCCCGAATCCTGGACCCTCGACACGTACCGCCGCCACGACGGGTACGAGGGCCTGCAGAAGGCGCTGCGTATGGAGCCGGACGAGGTGATCTCGACGGTCAAGGAGGCCGGATTGCGCGGCCGCGGCGGTGCCGGGTTCCCGACCGGCATGAAGTGGTCGTTCATCCCGCAGGGCGACGACAAGCCGCACTACCTCGTGGTCAACGCGGACGAGTCCGAACCGGGCACCTGCAAGGACATGCCGCTCCTGCTCGCCACGCCGCACGCGCTCGTGGAGGGCGTGATCATCGCGGCGTACGCGATCCGCGCCGGGCATGCCTTCATCTACGTGCGCGGCGAGGTGGTGCCGGTGCTGCGCCGGCTGCAGGCCGCGGTCGCGGAGGCGTACGCGGCGGGCTACCTCGGCAAGGACATCCTGGGCACCGGGTTCGACCTCGAGTTGGTGGTCCATGCGGGTGCCGGGGCGTACATCTGCGGGGAGGAGACGGCGCTGCTCGACTCCCTGGAGGGGCGCCGCGGCCAGCCCAGGCTGCGTCCGCCGTTCCCCGCCGTGGCCGGCCTCTACGCGTCGCCGACCGTCGTCAACAACGTCGAGTCGATCGCGAGCGTCCCACCGATCATCGTGAACGGCATCGAGTGGTTCCGGTCGATGGGCAGCGAGAAGTCGCCCGGGTTCACCCTCTACTCCCTGTCCGGGCACGTGACCACACCCGGACAGTACGAGGCCCCGCTCGGAATCACGTTGCGGGAGTTGCTCGGCTACGCGGGCGGAGTCCGCGCGGGGCACCGGTTGAAGTTCTGGACGCCGGGCGGTTCGTCGACGCCGATCTTCACCGACGAGCATCTCGACGTCGCCCTCGACTACGAGGGTGTCGGCGCCGCCGGGTCGATGCTGGGCACCAAGGCCCTCCAGATCTTCGACGAGACCACGTGCGTGGTGCGCGCCGTGCTCCGCTGGACGGAGTTCTACGCGCACGAGTCGTGCGGTAAATGCACGCCCTGCCGGGAGGGCACCTATTGGCTGGTGCAGATCCTGGAGCGGCTCGAGCGGGGGGAGGGGACCGATGCGGATCTGCAGAAGTTGCTCGACATCGCGGACAACATCCTCGGCAAGTCGTTCTGCGCTCTCGGTGACGGTGCGGCGAGCCCGATCATGTCCTCCGTCAAGTACTTCCGCGACGAGTACCTCGCGCACTTCGAGCAGGGCGGCTGCCCGTTCGACCCGCACCAGTCCACCCTGATGGCGGGGGTGCACGCATGA
- a CDS encoding NuoB/complex I 20 kDa subunit family protein, with the protein MGIEEKLPSGFLLTTVEGLAGYVRKGSLWPASFGLACCAIEMMATAGGRFDIARFGMEAFRASPRQADLMIVAGRVSQKMAPVLRQIYDQMVEPKWVLAMGVCASSGGMFNNYAIVQGVDHIVPVDIYLPGCPPRPEMLLNAILTLHEKIQQMPLGVHRDEVARAAEQAALAATPTIQMKGLLR; encoded by the coding sequence ATGGGCATCGAAGAGAAGCTGCCGAGCGGCTTCCTGCTGACCACGGTCGAGGGGCTTGCGGGCTACGTCCGCAAGGGCTCGCTGTGGCCGGCCAGTTTCGGGCTCGCGTGCTGCGCGATCGAGATGATGGCCACCGCGGGCGGCCGCTTCGACATCGCCCGCTTCGGCATGGAGGCGTTCCGCGCGTCCCCTCGGCAGGCCGATCTGATGATCGTCGCCGGCCGGGTGAGTCAGAAGATGGCGCCGGTGCTGCGGCAGATCTACGACCAGATGGTGGAGCCGAAGTGGGTGCTGGCGATGGGCGTCTGCGCTTCGTCGGGTGGGATGTTCAACAATTACGCGATCGTGCAGGGTGTCGACCACATCGTGCCTGTCGACATCTACCTGCCGGGGTGCCCGCCGAGGCCCGAGATGCTGCTGAACGCGATCCTCACGCTGCACGAGAAGATCCAGCAGATGCCGCTCGGCGTTCACCGGGACGAGGTGGCGCGGGCGGCGGAGCAGGCCGCGCTGGCCGCCACCCCCACCATCCAGATGAAGGGCCTGCTCCGGTGA
- a CDS encoding NADH-quinone oxidoreductase subunit A, with protein sequence MNVYVPILVLGAIAVAFAVFSVIVARIVGPRRYNRAKLDAYECGIEPTSSPLGAGRIPVKYYLTAMLFIIFDIEIVFLYPWAVHFDALGFFGLGAMALFIFNVSVAYAYEWRRGGLSWD encoded by the coding sequence ATGAATGTCTATGTGCCGATCCTCGTGCTCGGGGCGATTGCGGTCGCGTTCGCGGTGTTCTCCGTGATCGTGGCGCGGATCGTCGGTCCGAGGCGTTACAACCGTGCCAAGCTCGACGCCTACGAGTGCGGGATCGAGCCCACGTCCTCGCCGCTGGGTGCGGGCCGCATCCCGGTGAAGTACTACCTGACGGCCATGCTGTTCATCATCTTCGACATCGAGATCGTGTTCCTCTATCCGTGGGCGGTTCATTTCGACGCTCTCGGCTTCTTCGGTCTCGGGGCCATGGCCCTGTTCATCTTCAACGTCTCCGTCGCCTACGCGTACGAGTGGCGGCGTGGCGGTCTCAGCTGGGACTGA
- the nuoD gene encoding NADH dehydrogenase (quinone) subunit D, translating into MSEDTVFTVAGQDWDEVVDAVKAASDDAGSASGEERIVVNMGPQHPSTHGVLRLILEIEGETVTEARCGIGYLHTGIEKNLEYRNWTQGVTFVTRMDYLSPFFNETAYCLGVEKLLDITEQVPDRASVIRVMLMELNRISSHLVALATGGMELGAVTAMLFGFRERELVLDVFEFITGLRMNHAYIRPGGLSQDLPEGAVAKVRELLTVLPERLRDMENLLNENRIWKGRTEGIGYLDLTGCMALGITGPMLRATGLPHDLRKSQPYCGYENYEFEVSTDTGCDAYGRYLIRVDEMKESLKIVEQCLDKLRPGPIMAEDKKIAWPADLTLGPDGLGNSPGHVREIMDSSMESLIHHFKLVTEGFRVPPGQVYVAVESPRGELGVHMVSDGGTRPYRVHFRDPSFTNLQSVAATCEGGMVADVIAAVASIDPVMGGVDR; encoded by the coding sequence ATGAGCGAGGACACGGTTTTCACCGTCGCCGGTCAGGACTGGGACGAGGTTGTCGATGCGGTGAAGGCAGCGTCGGACGATGCGGGTTCGGCGAGCGGTGAGGAGCGCATCGTCGTGAACATGGGTCCTCAGCATCCGTCGACGCACGGGGTGTTGCGGCTCATCTTGGAGATCGAGGGTGAAACGGTCACGGAGGCCCGGTGCGGTATCGGTTATCTGCATACGGGGATCGAGAAGAATCTGGAGTACCGCAACTGGACGCAGGGCGTGACGTTCGTGACGCGGATGGATTATCTGTCGCCGTTCTTCAACGAGACGGCGTATTGCCTGGGTGTGGAGAAGTTGCTCGACATCACGGAGCAGGTGCCGGACCGGGCGAGTGTGATCCGGGTGATGTTGATGGAACTGAATCGCATTTCCTCGCATCTGGTGGCGTTGGCCACGGGTGGGATGGAGCTGGGTGCGGTGACGGCGATGCTGTTCGGTTTCCGGGAACGTGAGTTGGTCCTGGATGTGTTCGAGTTCATTACCGGGTTGCGCATGAACCATGCGTATATCCGGCCGGGTGGGTTGTCTCAGGATCTGCCGGAGGGGGCGGTGGCGAAGGTTCGCGAGTTGCTGACGGTGCTGCCGGAGCGGTTGCGGGACATGGAGAATCTGCTGAACGAGAATCGCATCTGGAAGGGCCGCACCGAGGGCATCGGGTATCTCGACCTGACCGGGTGCATGGCGCTGGGGATCACCGGTCCGATGCTGCGGGCGACGGGCCTGCCGCACGACCTGCGGAAGTCGCAGCCGTATTGCGGGTACGAGAATTACGAGTTCGAGGTCAGCACCGACACCGGGTGCGACGCGTACGGCCGCTACCTGATCCGGGTCGACGAGATGAAGGAGTCGCTGAAGATCGTCGAGCAGTGTCTCGACAAGTTGCGGCCGGGCCCGATCATGGCGGAGGACAAGAAGATCGCGTGGCCTGCGGATCTGACGTTGGGGCCGGACGGTCTCGGTAATTCGCCGGGTCATGTCCGCGAGATCATGGATTCGTCGATGGAGTCGCTGATCCATCACTTCAAGTTGGTGACGGAGGGTTTCCGGGTGCCGCCGGGTCAGGTGTATGTGGCGGTGGAGTCGCCGCGGGGCGAGCTCGGGGTGCACATGGTGAGCGACGGCGGCACGCGCCCGTACCGGGTGCATTTCCGGGATCCGTCGTTCACGAATCTGCAGTCGGTGGCGGCCACGTGTGAGGGCGGCATGGTGGCGGATGTGATTGCTGCGGTCGCGAGCATCGATCCCGTCATGGGGGGAGTGGATCGATGA
- a CDS encoding Rv3143 family two-component system response regulator, whose translation MTDATAHTSRPDRLRVLVYSDDANTRQKVVLALGKRPHPDLPELEYVEVATAPVVIREMDAGGIDLAILDGEAVPAGGMGIAKQLKDEIDACPPILVLTGRPDDAWLASWSRAEAAVPHPLDPIRLSEAVIALLRTRLSA comes from the coding sequence GTGACCGACGCGACCGCCCACACCAGCCGTCCTGATCGGTTGCGTGTCCTCGTCTACAGCGACGACGCGAACACCCGCCAGAAGGTTGTTCTGGCGTTGGGGAAGCGTCCGCACCCCGACCTTCCGGAGCTGGAGTACGTCGAGGTGGCGACGGCGCCCGTGGTGATCCGGGAGATGGATGCCGGCGGTATCGACCTGGCAATCCTGGACGGCGAGGCCGTGCCCGCGGGCGGGATGGGGATCGCGAAGCAGTTGAAGGACGAGATCGACGCGTGCCCGCCGATCCTGGTCCTGACCGGTCGTCCTGACGACGCCTGGCTCGCCAGCTGGTCGCGCGCCGAGGCCGCGGTGCCGCATCCGCTCGACCCGATCCGGTTGTCGGAAGCGGTCATAGCGCTGCTCCGCACCCGACTCTCTGCTTAG